The proteins below come from a single Parageobacillus toebii NBRC 107807 genomic window:
- the mdh gene encoding malate dehydrogenase, whose translation MTMKRKKISVIGAGFTGATTAFILAQKELGDVVLVDIPQLENPTKGKALDMLESSPVLGFDANIIGTSDYADTADSDIVVITAGIARKPGMSRDDLVTTNQKIMKQVTKEVVKYSPNCYIIVLTNPVDAMTYTVFKESGFPKNRVIGQSGVLDTARFRTFVAQELNISVKDVTGFVLGGHGDDMVPLVRYSYAGGIPLEKLIPKDRLDAIVERTRKGGGEIVNLLGNGSAYYAPAASLAEMVEAIIKDQRRILPAIAYLEGEYGYEGIYLGVPTILGGNGIEKVIELELTEEEKAALAKSVESVKNVMRVLE comes from the coding sequence ATGACAATGAAACGCAAAAAAATCTCAGTGATCGGTGCGGGATTTACCGGAGCAACCACCGCATTTATTTTGGCGCAAAAAGAACTAGGAGACGTCGTTCTTGTCGATATTCCACAATTGGAAAATCCGACAAAAGGAAAAGCGTTGGACATGTTGGAATCAAGTCCAGTGCTAGGTTTTGATGCAAATATTATCGGCACTTCCGATTATGCGGATACTGCCGATTCCGATATTGTTGTTATTACAGCAGGGATCGCGCGCAAACCAGGCATGAGCCGCGACGATCTTGTTACAACAAACCAAAAAATTATGAAACAAGTAACAAAAGAAGTCGTCAAATATTCGCCGAATTGCTATATTATCGTATTGACGAACCCTGTTGATGCGATGACATATACGGTATTTAAAGAATCTGGATTTCCGAAAAACCGGGTAATCGGTCAATCTGGCGTATTAGACACAGCTCGTTTTCGCACGTTTGTTGCACAAGAGTTGAATATTTCTGTGAAAGACGTTACTGGTTTTGTATTAGGAGGACATGGTGATGACATGGTGCCGCTCGTTCGTTACTCCTATGCTGGCGGCATTCCGCTCGAAAAATTAATTCCGAAAGACCGCCTAGACGCGATTGTGGAACGCACTCGCAAAGGCGGCGGTGAAATCGTGAACTTATTGGGCAATGGAAGTGCTTATTACGCTCCTGCTGCATCGCTTGCAGAAATGGTGGAAGCGATTATTAAAGATCAACGCCGCATTCTTCCAGCAATCGCTTATCTTGAAGGCGAATACGGTTACGAAGGCATTTACTTGGGTGTGCCGACGATTTTAGGCGGAAACGGCATCGAAAAAGTCATCGAACTAGAGCTTACTGAAGAAGAAAAAGCGGCGCTTGCCAAATCCGTCGAATCTGTCAAAAACGTGATGAGAGTATTAGAATAA
- the icd gene encoding NADP-dependent isocitrate dehydrogenase produces the protein MVAQGEKITVTNGVLNVPNNPIIPFIEGDGTGPDIWAAASRVLEAAVEKAYKGEKKIVWKEVLAGEKAYKQTGEWLPQETIDTIREYIIAIKGPLTTPVGGGIRSLNVALRQELDLFVCLRPVRYFKGVPSPVKRPEDTDMVIFRENTEDIYAGIEYAKGTPEVKKVIDFLQNEMGVRKIRFPETSGIGIKPISEQGTKRLVRAAINYAIEHGRKSVTLVHKGNIMKFTEGAFKNWGYELAEEEFSDKVFTWAQYDRIVETEGKEAANKALAEAEEAGKIIIKDVIADIFLQQILTRPREFDVVATMNLNGDYISDALAAQVGGIGIAPGANINYETGHAIFEATHGTAPKYAGLDKVNPSSVILSGVMMFEHLGWNEAAKLIVKAMEKTIAAKIVTYDFARLMEGATEVKCSEFADALIRNME, from the coding sequence ATGGTGGCGCAAGGTGAAAAAATTACTGTAACAAATGGTGTGTTAAATGTACCAAACAATCCAATTATTCCATTTATTGAAGGGGATGGGACAGGTCCAGACATTTGGGCTGCCGCATCTCGTGTGTTGGAAGCAGCAGTAGAAAAGGCGTATAAAGGGGAAAAGAAAATCGTTTGGAAAGAAGTTCTCGCAGGGGAAAAAGCGTACAAACAAACCGGCGAGTGGCTTCCACAAGAAACCATTGATACTATTCGGGAATACATAATCGCGATCAAAGGTCCGCTGACGACTCCAGTTGGCGGGGGAATTCGTTCATTGAACGTAGCGCTTCGCCAAGAGTTGGATTTATTCGTTTGCTTGCGTCCGGTCCGTTATTTTAAAGGTGTACCTTCTCCGGTAAAACGTCCAGAAGATACAGATATGGTCATTTTCCGTGAAAACACGGAAGATATTTATGCTGGAATTGAATATGCCAAAGGGACACCAGAAGTGAAAAAAGTGATTGATTTCTTGCAAAATGAAATGGGCGTTCGCAAAATCCGCTTCCCAGAAACTTCTGGTATCGGCATTAAGCCAATTTCCGAACAAGGAACGAAACGGTTAGTGCGCGCCGCAATCAACTATGCGATTGAACACGGGCGAAAATCGGTTACGCTTGTTCATAAAGGAAATATTATGAAATTTACGGAAGGCGCGTTTAAAAATTGGGGCTATGAATTAGCAGAAGAAGAATTCAGCGACAAAGTATTTACGTGGGCGCAATATGACCGCATTGTCGAAACAGAAGGAAAAGAAGCAGCGAACAAGGCGCTGGCGGAAGCAGAAGAAGCCGGAAAAATTATTATCAAAGACGTCATTGCCGATATTTTCTTACAACAAATTTTAACGCGTCCGCGCGAATTTGATGTGGTTGCAACGATGAACTTAAACGGCGACTATATTTCTGACGCGTTAGCAGCACAAGTTGGCGGCATTGGTATCGCTCCGGGAGCAAACATTAACTACGAAACAGGGCATGCCATTTTTGAAGCTACTCACGGAACGGCTCCGAAATATGCAGGATTGGATAAAGTGAACCCATCATCGGTCATTTTATCTGGTGTGATGATGTTTGAGCATCTCGGCTGGAACGAAGCGGCAAAACTCATTGTCAAAGCAATGGAAAAAACGATTGCCGCAAAAATCGTTACATACGATTTTGCTCGTCTCATGGAGGGCGCTACGGAAGTAAAATGTTCAGAATTCGCTGACGCACTCATCCGGAATATGGAATAA